In the genome of Rhodoferax sp. BAB1, one region contains:
- a CDS encoding CaiB/BaiF CoA-transferase family protein, protein MPHLPASPALARFRVIDLTQVRAGPTCCRQLADWGADVIQVQMPEHMRGDDTLGGQDGSDYQYTHRNKRSITLNLKEPEGIDVLKRLIATADVVVENFRPDVKFRLGIDYETLAKDHPRLVYASISGFGQSGPLAQRPGFDQIAQGMSGLMSVTGKPGDGPMRVGIPIADLCAGIFAAQGILVALLEREASGKGQFLHTSLLESMVYMMDFQTARVLIDGEVPTQAGNYHPTSIPTGVYKARDGWMNIAVFGSKIWERFCDILGAPEWVTDARYHDKMGRSVNRDSLNEEINRRLAAQDRAYWVQRFNEGGVACGLINNVQEVFEEPQVQHLGMVKEVVSAHHGAQRLVGQPVQLERTPSTIARAAPKRGEHSAEILHELGLADDEMKRLKAQGVY, encoded by the coding sequence ATGCCCCATCTCCCCGCTTCCCCCGCCCTGGCGCGTTTTCGCGTGATCGACCTGACCCAGGTGCGCGCCGGCCCGACCTGCTGCCGCCAGTTGGCCGACTGGGGGGCCGACGTCATCCAGGTCCAGATGCCCGAGCACATGCGCGGCGACGACACCCTGGGCGGCCAGGATGGTTCGGACTACCAGTACACGCACCGCAACAAGCGCTCCATCACGCTCAACCTCAAGGAGCCGGAAGGCATAGACGTGCTCAAGCGCCTGATCGCCACGGCCGATGTGGTGGTCGAGAACTTCCGTCCCGACGTCAAGTTCCGCCTGGGTATCGACTACGAGACGCTTGCAAAAGACCACCCGCGCCTGGTCTACGCCAGCATCTCGGGTTTCGGCCAGAGCGGCCCCCTAGCCCAGCGCCCGGGTTTCGACCAGATCGCCCAGGGCATGAGCGGCCTGATGTCGGTCACCGGCAAGCCGGGCGACGGCCCCATGCGCGTGGGCATCCCGATTGCCGACCTCTGCGCCGGCATCTTCGCGGCCCAGGGCATCCTGGTCGCGCTGCTGGAGCGCGAGGCTTCGGGCAAGGGGCAGTTCCTGCACACCTCGCTCTTGGAGTCCATGGTCTACATGATGGACTTCCAGACCGCGCGTGTGCTGATCGACGGCGAGGTGCCCACGCAGGCCGGCAACTACCACCCGACCAGCATCCCCACCGGCGTCTACAAGGCGCGTGACGGCTGGATGAACATCGCCGTCTTCGGCTCCAAGATCTGGGAGCGCTTCTGCGACATCCTGGGCGCGCCCGAGTGGGTGACGGATGCGCGTTACCACGACAAGATGGGCCGCTCGGTCAACCGCGACTCGCTCAACGAAGAGATCAACCGCCGCCTGGCCGCGCAGGACCGTGCCTACTGGGTCCAGCGCTTCAACGAGGGTGGCGTGGCCTGCGGCCTGATCAACAACGTGCAGGAAGTGTTCGAGGAGCCGCAGGTCCAGCACCTGGGCATGGTCAAGGAAGTGGTCTCGGCGCACCATGGCGCGCAGCGTCTGGTGGGCCAGCCGGTGCAGCTGGAACGCACGCCCAGCACCATCGCCCGCGCGGCCCCCAAGCGTGGCGAGCACAGTGCGGAGATCCTGCACGAACTCGGCCTGGCCGATGACGAAATGAAGCGCCTGAAGGCACAAGGAGTTTATTGA
- a CDS encoding enoyl-CoA hydratase, translating to MAEITYTSPTERVQSWMDEDGSTLHIRFNNPERHNALSVDMWEAVPVLLALAEADERVRLVVFSGAGEKAFVSGADISQFEDMRAAREAVARYELMAEQALMGIYNFSKPTLACIRGYCIGGGVNVAMSCDIRIASSDAVFSIPAARLGLGYRYSAMKNLVDLVGPGVAKDLFFTARRISAVEAKEVGLISRVCAPDQLPALLAEYTQALAANAPLTVRAGKAIVVEILKPSPEVDFDKCRALIQGCFQSEDYAEGRKAFMEKRKPVFRGK from the coding sequence ATGGCAGAGATCACCTACACCTCCCCCACCGAGCGGGTGCAGAGCTGGATGGACGAGGACGGCAGCACCCTGCACATCCGCTTCAACAACCCCGAGCGCCATAACGCGCTGTCGGTCGACATGTGGGAGGCCGTGCCCGTGCTGCTGGCGCTGGCCGAGGCCGACGAGCGTGTGCGCCTGGTGGTGTTCTCCGGTGCCGGCGAGAAGGCGTTTGTGTCTGGCGCCGACATCTCGCAGTTCGAGGACATGCGCGCCGCGCGCGAGGCCGTGGCCCGCTACGAGCTCATGGCCGAGCAGGCGCTCATGGGCATCTACAACTTCAGCAAGCCCACGCTGGCCTGCATCCGTGGTTATTGCATCGGCGGCGGGGTCAACGTGGCCATGAGCTGCGACATCCGCATCGCCAGCAGCGACGCGGTGTTCTCGATCCCGGCCGCGCGCCTGGGGCTGGGTTACCGTTATTCGGCCATGAAGAACCTGGTGGACCTGGTCGGCCCCGGCGTGGCCAAGGACCTGTTCTTCACCGCGCGCCGCATCAGCGCGGTGGAAGCCAAGGAGGTGGGCCTGATTTCGCGTGTCTGCGCGCCGGACCAGCTGCCCGCCCTGCTGGCCGAATACACCCAGGCCCTGGCTGCCAATGCGCCGCTGACGGTGCGCGCCGGCAAGGCCATCGTGGTCGAGATCCTCAAGCCTTCGCCCGAGGTGGACTTCGACAAGTGCCGCGCGCTGATCCAGGGCTGTTTCCAGAGCGAAGACTATGCCGAGGGCCGTAAGGCCTTCATGGAAAAACGCAAGCCCGTGTTCCGCGGCAAGTGA
- a CDS encoding zinc-binding dehydrogenase, translating to MKSYWAKITGGKIAVELRDIPKPEPGPGQVLVRVRAAGLNRGEFIIGHSLQAEGSAKAAGMEAAGEVVACGAGVSELKPGDAVMGRCGGGFAEYVLMDAREAMPKPAKLSWEQAAAVPLSSLVVHDMLVLQGQLQAGQWLLIPGVSSGLGVTALTMAKALGAKVIGTSGSQAKLDHLKTLGLDLGICTRAPDFHDAVMQATGGKGVNLVVNAVGGTMFAESVRCLAFQGRLAVVGYVDGALHAEIDLDALHAKRLTLFGVSNKLRNADMKAAGVPPFKAQILPMLADGRIVPLVDRVLPFGQLAEAKAAMEAAQHMGKIVLAGLS from the coding sequence ATGAAGTCTTACTGGGCCAAGATCACGGGCGGCAAGATCGCCGTCGAGTTACGCGACATTCCCAAGCCGGAACCCGGCCCGGGCCAGGTGCTGGTGCGCGTGCGCGCCGCTGGCCTGAACCGCGGCGAATTCATCATCGGCCACAGCCTGCAGGCCGAAGGCAGTGCCAAGGCCGCAGGCATGGAAGCGGCAGGCGAAGTGGTGGCCTGCGGTGCCGGCGTCAGCGAGCTGAAACCCGGCGACGCCGTCATGGGCCGTTGCGGCGGCGGTTTTGCCGAGTACGTGCTGATGGATGCACGCGAAGCCATGCCCAAACCTGCCAAGCTGAGCTGGGAGCAGGCCGCGGCCGTGCCCCTGTCGTCCCTGGTGGTGCACGACATGCTGGTGCTGCAAGGCCAGCTCCAGGCCGGCCAGTGGCTGCTGATCCCGGGTGTGTCCTCGGGCCTGGGCGTGACGGCGCTGACCATGGCCAAGGCCCTGGGCGCCAAGGTGATCGGCACATCGGGTTCGCAGGCCAAACTCGACCACCTCAAGACCCTGGGCCTGGACCTCGGCATCTGCACCCGCGCGCCCGACTTCCATGACGCCGTCATGCAGGCCACCGGCGGCAAGGGTGTGAACCTGGTGGTCAACGCCGTGGGCGGCACGATGTTCGCCGAGAGCGTGCGCTGCCTGGCTTTCCAGGGCCGGCTGGCCGTGGTGGGTTACGTCGATGGAGCGCTGCACGCCGAGATCGACCTGGATGCCCTGCACGCCAAGCGTCTCACGCTCTTCGGTGTGTCCAACAAATTGCGCAATGCCGACATGAAGGCCGCGGGTGTGCCGCCCTTCAAGGCCCAGATCCTGCCCATGCTGGCCGATGGGCGCATCGTGCCGCTGGTCGACCGTGTGCTGCCCTTCGGGCAACTCGCCGAGGCCAAGGCCGCCATGGAAGCCGCCCAGCACATGGGCAAGATCGTGCTGGCCGGGCTTTCCTGA
- a CDS encoding tripartite tricarboxylate transporter substrate binding protein: protein MTRLLLAALVLGACSQTALAQAPAYPNKPVKLIVGFAPGGAADYVARSVGDALGRALGQPIVIENKAGAGSSIAADMVAKSAPDGYTLLIASPSSISVNPALNAKLPYKPSDLQPVSKLTSSPLVIAVNPATGINSVQDLIARAKKDPGKLNFATSGNGSAPHLGAALFSQVAGVQMQHIPFRGGGPAIQSVIAGDTQVTFGTPPSVLPQVTAGRLRGLGVSTLERTPLFPDLPGMKEAGLPDYLIDFWYGFFVPAGTPQPIVQKLFEATQEAMKQPGVKAALAREGTDVSVSKSPADYAAFLAQDEKFWVNLVKSAGVKLE, encoded by the coding sequence GTGACCAGGCTCTTACTGGCAGCCCTGGTCCTGGGCGCCTGCTCCCAGACCGCCCTGGCCCAGGCGCCGGCCTACCCGAACAAACCCGTCAAGCTGATCGTGGGCTTCGCCCCGGGCGGTGCGGCCGACTACGTGGCGCGCTCCGTAGGGGATGCCCTGGGTCGCGCCCTGGGCCAGCCTATCGTGATCGAGAACAAGGCCGGTGCCGGCTCCAGCATCGCCGCCGACATGGTGGCCAAGTCGGCACCCGATGGGTACACCCTGCTGATCGCCAGCCCGAGCTCCATCTCGGTCAATCCCGCGCTCAACGCCAAGCTGCCCTACAAGCCCAGCGACCTGCAGCCCGTGAGCAAGCTCACCAGCTCGCCGCTGGTGATCGCGGTCAATCCGGCCACCGGCATCAACTCGGTCCAGGATCTGATCGCCCGCGCCAAGAAGGACCCCGGCAAGCTGAACTTCGCCACCTCGGGCAATGGCTCGGCCCCGCACCTGGGCGCGGCCCTGTTCAGCCAGGTGGCTGGCGTGCAGATGCAGCACATCCCCTTCCGTGGCGGTGGTCCGGCCATCCAGTCGGTGATTGCCGGCGACACGCAGGTCACCTTCGGCACGCCGCCCTCGGTGCTGCCCCAAGTGACGGCCGGCCGTCTGCGCGGCCTCGGCGTCAGCACGCTGGAGCGCACGCCGCTGTTTCCCGACCTGCCCGGCATGAAGGAAGCCGGTTTGCCGGACTACCTCATCGACTTCTGGTACGGTTTCTTCGTGCCCGCCGGCACGCCGCAGCCCATCGTGCAGAAGCTGTTCGAGGCCACCCAGGAAGCGATGAAACAGCCCGGCGTGAAAGCCGCCCTGGCACGCGAAGGCACCGACGTGTCGGTCTCCAAATCGCCCGCTGACTACGCCGCCTTCCTGGCCCAGGACGAGAAGTTCTGGGTGAACCTGGTCAAGAGCGCCGGCGTCAAGCTGGAGTGA
- a CDS encoding tripartite tricarboxylate transporter substrate binding protein, with the protein MQYKSMLMAALLALGGTTPVWAQAAYPSKPIRLVVGFAPGGAADYVARSVGDALGRALGQPIVIENKAGAGSSIAADMVAKSAPDGYTLLIASPSSISVNPALNPKLNYKPNDLLPVTKLTASPLVIAVNPNAGLNSVKELIAKAKANPGALNVATAGNGSATHLGAAQFAQVAGVKFTEIPYRGGGPAMQSLIAGDTQIYFGTPPSTLPHIQSGRVRGLGISATERSALFPDLPGMKDAGLPEYELDFWYGFFVPAGTPPAIVQKLFEATKTAMQQESVKAALAREGTEVSLSQSPADYAAFLARDEKFWVKLVKDAGVKLD; encoded by the coding sequence ATGCAATACAAATCCATGTTGATGGCCGCCCTGCTGGCCCTGGGCGGCACCACCCCGGTCTGGGCGCAGGCCGCTTATCCCAGCAAGCCCATCCGGCTGGTGGTCGGGTTCGCCCCGGGTGGCGCGGCCGACTATGTGGCGCGCTCGGTGGGAGATGCCCTGGGCCGCGCCCTGGGCCAGCCCATCGTGATCGAGAACAAGGCCGGTGCCGGCTCCAGCATTGCCGCCGACATGGTGGCCAAGTCGGCGCCGGACGGCTACACCCTGCTGATCGCCAGCCCGAGTTCCATTTCGGTCAACCCCGCGCTCAATCCCAAACTGAACTACAAGCCCAATGATTTGTTGCCCGTGACCAAGCTCACCGCTTCGCCGCTGGTGATCGCGGTCAACCCCAACGCCGGCCTCAACTCGGTCAAGGAACTGATCGCCAAGGCCAAGGCCAACCCCGGTGCGCTAAACGTAGCCACCGCCGGCAATGGCTCGGCGACCCATCTGGGCGCGGCGCAGTTTGCCCAGGTCGCCGGGGTCAAGTTCACCGAGATTCCCTACCGCGGCGGCGGTCCGGCCATGCAGTCGCTGATCGCAGGCGACACCCAGATCTACTTCGGCACGCCGCCGTCCACACTGCCGCACATCCAGTCCGGTCGTGTGCGCGGCCTGGGCATCAGTGCCACCGAACGCAGCGCCCTGTTCCCGGATCTGCCGGGCATGAAGGACGCCGGACTGCCGGAGTACGAACTCGATTTCTGGTACGGCTTCTTCGTGCCGGCCGGCACGCCCCCGGCCATCGTGCAGAAGCTTTTCGAGGCGACGAAGACGGCCATGCAGCAGGAGTCGGTGAAGGCCGCGCTGGCGCGTGAGGGCACCGAGGTCTCGCTGTCCCAGTCGCCGGCGGACTATGCGGCCTTCCTGGCCCGGGACGAGAAGTTCTGGGTGAAGCTCGTCAAGGACGCTGGGGTCAAGCTCGATTGA
- a CDS encoding FAD-binding oxidoreductase — translation MSTPTELLTQLRHIVGASNVLTEGDLSAWELDWRGRERGRALAVVRPASTTEVAAVVKACAAARVAMVPQGGNTGMVVGSTPDASGTQVVLSLTRMNKVRQLDAGNLTITVDAGCVLQNLQDECEKAGFLFPLSLASEGSCTIGGNLGTNAGGTQVVRYGNTRELCLGLEVVTAQGEIWDGLLGLRKDNTGYDLRHLFIGSEGTLGVITGATMKVYPLPKAQLTAFAAVPSMEAAVQLLGLAHEHLSAGLTGFEVMGQFALSLVVKHFPQQRVPFWQESPWCVVLENSDNESETHARAQFERLLEAAMEAGCVTDAVVAESMAQAKALWHIRESIPLAQAQEGLNIKHDISINVSRIPAFVAETNALLMEKFPGARLVTYGHLGDGNLHYNVQAPEGEDQQRFLAEEEPPMNAMVYEVVDRYRGSISAEHGIGSLKVDKLPDHKSPVALGLMRSIKHALDPHNLMNPGRMIRG, via the coding sequence ATGAGTACCCCCACCGAACTGCTCACCCAGCTGCGCCACATCGTCGGCGCCTCCAACGTCCTGACCGAAGGCGACCTCAGCGCCTGGGAACTCGACTGGCGCGGCCGTGAACGCGGCCGTGCCCTGGCCGTGGTGCGCCCGGCCTCCACCACCGAGGTGGCGGCCGTCGTCAAGGCCTGCGCCGCTGCGCGCGTGGCCATGGTGCCCCAGGGCGGCAACACCGGCATGGTGGTGGGCTCCACGCCGGATGCCAGCGGCACCCAGGTGGTGCTGAGCCTCACACGCATGAACAAGGTGCGCCAGCTCGACGCCGGCAACCTGACCATCACGGTGGACGCAGGCTGCGTGCTGCAGAACCTGCAGGACGAATGCGAGAAAGCCGGCTTCCTGTTCCCGCTCAGCCTGGCGTCGGAGGGCAGCTGCACCATCGGCGGCAACCTCGGCACCAACGCCGGTGGCACGCAGGTCGTGCGTTACGGCAACACGCGTGAGCTCTGCCTGGGCCTGGAAGTGGTGACCGCACAGGGCGAGATCTGGGACGGCCTGCTGGGCCTGCGCAAGGACAACACAGGCTACGACCTGCGCCATCTTTTCATCGGCTCCGAGGGCACGCTGGGGGTGATCACCGGCGCCACCATGAAGGTCTACCCGCTGCCCAAAGCCCAGCTCACGGCCTTTGCCGCCGTGCCGTCGATGGAAGCCGCAGTGCAGTTGCTGGGCCTGGCGCACGAGCACCTCAGCGCGGGCCTGACCGGCTTCGAGGTCATGGGCCAGTTTGCACTGAGCCTGGTGGTCAAGCACTTCCCACAGCAGCGGGTTCCCTTCTGGCAGGAATCGCCCTGGTGCGTGGTGCTGGAGAACTCCGACAACGAATCGGAAACCCACGCCCGCGCCCAGTTCGAACGCCTGCTCGAAGCCGCCATGGAAGCCGGCTGCGTGACCGATGCCGTGGTGGCCGAGAGCATGGCCCAGGCCAAGGCCCTGTGGCACATCCGCGAGAGCATCCCCTTGGCCCAGGCCCAGGAAGGCCTGAACATCAAACACGACATCTCGATCAACGTCTCGCGCATCCCCGCCTTCGTGGCCGAGACCAACGCCCTGCTGATGGAGAAGTTCCCCGGCGCACGCCTGGTGACCTACGGCCACCTGGGCGACGGCAACCTGCACTACAACGTGCAGGCGCCCGAGGGAGAGGACCAGCAGCGTTTCCTCGCCGAGGAGGAGCCGCCCATGAACGCCATGGTCTACGAGGTGGTGGACCGCTACCGCGGCTCGATCTCGGCCGAACACGGCATCGGCAGCCTGAAGGTGGACAAGCTGCCCGACCACAAGTCACCGGTGGCCCTGGGCCTGATGCGCAGCATCAAACATGCGCTGGACCCCCACAACCTGATGAACCCCGGCCGCATGATTCGCGGGTGA
- a CDS encoding DUF2069 domain-containing protein produces the protein MQATHTPAPSPVRLSRNLAVASLLGLIVLGLVWELWLAPLRPGGSWLALKVLPLCLPLAGLLKNRMYTYRWLSLLLWLYFTEGVVRATSEPAPGAWLAALEVLLSLALFAACVMHIRLRLKAAPTQPDTATP, from the coding sequence ATGCAAGCCACCCACACACCCGCGCCCTCCCCTGTCCGGCTCAGCCGCAACCTGGCCGTGGCCAGTCTGCTCGGGCTCATCGTGCTGGGCCTGGTCTGGGAACTGTGGCTGGCACCGCTGCGCCCGGGCGGCTCCTGGCTCGCGCTCAAGGTGCTGCCGCTGTGCCTGCCCCTGGCCGGCCTGCTGAAGAACCGCATGTACACCTACCGCTGGCTCAGCCTGCTGCTCTGGCTCTATTTCACCGAAGGCGTGGTGCGCGCCACCAGCGAGCCCGCCCCGGGCGCCTGGCTGGCGGCGCTGGAAGTGCTGCTGAGCCTGGCCCTGTTTGCGGCCTGCGTGATGCACATCCGCCTGCGCCTCAAGGCTGCCCCCACCCAACCGGATACCGCCACACCATGA
- a CDS encoding YihY family inner membrane protein → MSLSLRLQELLADLSRFPWKTTALTLRERFREDRLGLSASSLTFTTTIALVPLFTVALALFTAFPMFAKFQDVLQKWLVESLIPDNIARQVLGYLTQFAGRAGRLGWAGLTVLFFTALSLVFTIDRTLNAIWRVRRPRPLGQRVLVYWAAITLGPLLLAGSLTITSYIVSSSRGMAGGLPGSLRLLLDGLEFLMIAGGLAATYHYVPNTAVKWGHAWTGGIFAAAGIELAKNLLAVYLKMVPTYSAVYGAFATLPILLIWIYVAWAIVLLGAVTAAYLPSLLAGVSRRAVVPGWRFRLSLELLQALVGSRRGLTLMQLAEHLHVDPLQLEPLVETLVGLDWVGRLVDDGQDGLPRLVLLAEPVRTPLAPLMQTMLLPREASTEGFWRGARLDDLNLADALSKR, encoded by the coding sequence ATGAGCTTGTCCCTCCGCCTGCAAGAGTTGCTTGCCGATCTCTCGCGCTTCCCCTGGAAAACCACGGCCCTGACCCTGCGCGAGCGCTTTCGCGAGGACCGGCTCGGCCTGAGTGCGAGCAGCCTGACCTTCACCACCACCATCGCCCTGGTGCCGCTGTTCACGGTGGCGCTGGCCCTGTTCACGGCCTTCCCCATGTTCGCCAAGTTCCAGGACGTGCTGCAGAAATGGCTGGTGGAGAGCCTGATCCCCGACAACATCGCGCGCCAGGTGCTGGGTTACCTGACGCAGTTTGCCGGCCGGGCCGGTCGCCTGGGCTGGGCCGGCCTCACGGTGCTGTTTTTCACGGCCCTGAGCCTGGTCTTCACCATCGACCGCACGCTCAACGCCATCTGGCGCGTGCGCCGCCCGCGCCCGCTGGGGCAGCGCGTGCTGGTCTACTGGGCCGCCATCACCCTGGGCCCGCTGCTGCTGGCGGGCAGCCTGACCATCACCTCCTACATCGTCTCGTCCTCGCGCGGCATGGCAGGCGGCCTGCCCGGCAGCCTGCGCCTGCTGCTCGACGGCCTGGAGTTCCTCATGATCGCCGGCGGCCTGGCGGCCACCTACCACTACGTGCCCAACACGGCCGTCAAATGGGGCCATGCCTGGACCGGCGGCATCTTTGCCGCGGCCGGTATCGAACTGGCCAAGAACCTGCTGGCCGTCTACCTCAAGATGGTGCCCACCTACTCGGCGGTCTACGGCGCCTTCGCCACCCTGCCCATCCTGCTGATCTGGATCTACGTGGCCTGGGCCATTGTGCTGCTGGGGGCGGTGACCGCGGCCTATCTGCCCAGCCTGCTGGCGGGTGTGTCGCGGCGGGCCGTGGTGCCGGGCTGGCGTTTTCGGCTCTCACTGGAGCTGCTGCAGGCGCTGGTGGGGTCGCGTCGCGGGCTCACGCTGATGCAGCTGGCCGAGCACCTGCACGTGGATCCGCTGCAGCTCGAACCGCTGGTGGAGACCCTGGTGGGGCTGGACTGGGTGGGGCGGCTGGTGGACGACGGGCAGGACGGCCTGCCGCGCCTGGTGCTGCTGGCCGAACCGGTGCGCACGCCGCTGGCGCCGCTGATGCAGACCATGCTGCTGCCGCGCGAAGCCAGCACCGAGGGCTTCTGGCGCGGCGCCCGCCTGGACGACCTCAACCTGGCCGATGCGCTATCGAAAAGATAG
- a CDS encoding Mpo1-like protein, with protein sequence MQATSPTDPRSFTSFAEFYPFYLGEHSNRTCRRLHFLGSTLALVCLAMLVVTAQPQYFLYGLLCGYGCAWLGHFGFEKNKPASFKRPLYSFMGDWVMYKDIWTGKIPF encoded by the coding sequence ATGCAAGCCACCAGCCCCACCGATCCGCGCAGCTTCACGAGCTTCGCCGAGTTCTACCCCTTCTACCTGGGCGAGCACAGCAACCGCACCTGCCGCCGCCTGCATTTCCTGGGCAGCACGCTGGCCCTGGTCTGTCTGGCCATGCTGGTCGTCACCGCCCAGCCGCAGTACTTCCTCTACGGCCTGCTCTGCGGTTACGGCTGCGCCTGGCTGGGCCACTTCGGTTTCGAGAAGAACAAACCCGCCAGCTTCAAGCGCCCGCTCTACAGCTTCATGGGCGACTGGGTCATGTACAAGGACATCTGGACCGGCAAGATCCCGTTCTGA
- a CDS encoding DinB family protein, with protein MSDAAVPYLRMLSRYTAWANARLFDALAALPAGEATTRRNHGQHSMVGTLAHAWVVDLIWQAHLQGRAHGYSSRQPEVEPTLAQLQQDQAALDQWYIACADGLDAAGEAEVVDFRFVDGGAGAMRRGDMLLHVVNHKTYHRGYVADMLYQAGCRPPVMDLPVFLRDVPQV; from the coding sequence ATGTCCGATGCTGCCGTGCCTTATCTGCGCATGCTGAGCCGCTACACGGCCTGGGCCAACGCGCGCCTGTTCGACGCGCTGGCCGCCTTGCCGGCTGGCGAGGCCACGACGCGGCGCAACCACGGCCAGCACAGCATGGTGGGCACCCTGGCCCACGCCTGGGTGGTGGACCTGATCTGGCAGGCGCACCTGCAGGGCCGTGCCCACGGCTACAGTTCGCGCCAGCCCGAGGTCGAGCCCACGCTGGCGCAGCTGCAGCAGGACCAGGCCGCGCTGGACCAGTGGTACATCGCCTGTGCCGACGGCCTGGACGCCGCCGGGGAGGCAGAAGTGGTGGACTTCCGTTTTGTCGACGGTGGCGCCGGGGCCATGCGCCGCGGCGACATGCTGCTGCATGTGGTGAACCACAAAACCTACCACCGCGGCTACGTTGCCGACATGCTCTACCAGGCCGGTTGCCGCCCGCCCGTGATGGACCTGCCGGTTTTCCTGCGCGACGTGCCGCAAGTCTGA
- a CDS encoding metal-dependent hydrolase: MFIGHFAIGFAAKTAAPRVSLGTLFLAAQFIDLLWPTFLLMGLERVRIEPGATAVTPLVFEHYPYSHSLLAVLGWALLLGGLHFLLQRERRSALILAGLVLSHWLLDLLVHRPDLPMWPWGNTVAGLRLWSSLTLTLALEVPLFMLGVWLYSRSTRALDPAGRWGLVGLVLFLFVVYAGNVLGSPPPSVEVIAWLGQLQWLLVLWGYWVDRHRRALALN; this comes from the coding sequence ATGTTCATCGGCCACTTCGCCATCGGCTTTGCCGCCAAGACCGCAGCGCCCCGGGTCTCGCTGGGCACGCTCTTCCTGGCCGCCCAGTTCATCGACCTGCTCTGGCCCACCTTCCTGCTCATGGGCCTGGAGCGCGTGCGCATCGAACCCGGGGCTACGGCGGTCACGCCCCTGGTCTTCGAGCACTATCCTTATTCGCACAGTCTGCTGGCCGTGCTGGGCTGGGCGCTGTTGCTGGGGGGCCTGCACTTCCTGCTGCAGCGCGAACGCCGCAGCGCCCTGATCCTGGCCGGCCTGGTGCTGAGCCACTGGCTGCTGGACCTGCTGGTGCACCGGCCGGACCTGCCCATGTGGCCCTGGGGCAATACCGTGGCCGGCCTGCGCCTGTGGTCCTCCCTGACGCTGACGCTGGCGCTGGAGGTGCCGCTGTTCATGCTGGGTGTGTGGCTCTACAGCCGCAGCACGCGCGCGCTGGACCCGGCCGGCCGCTGGGGCCTGGTCGGGCTGGTGCTGTTCCTGTTCGTGGTCTATGCCGGCAATGTGCTGGGCAGCCCGCCGCCCAGCGTCGAGGTCATCGCCTGGCTGGGCCAGTTGCAGTGGCTGCTGGTGCTCTGGGGTTACTGGGTGGACCGGCACCGGCGCGCCCTGGCGCTGAACTGA